A window of the Desulforapulum autotrophicum HRM2 genome harbors these coding sequences:
- the glpB gene encoding glycerol-3-phosphate dehydrogenase subunit GlpB, giving the protein MNGHRDMDCDLLVIGAGLAGMVAAVRAAHLGLRTVLAGNSGGLILVSGLMDYLGVYPMDAQGSLDDPAQGLAWLLANNSAHPYGGARHEQIVQYFGFLKDVLGKAGLDYHLSPGRNLPVLTSLGTMKPSFMVPKTMEKGTHLLGDEKRLLVIDIKGLQGFSARQVAAKVKNRLAHVIPLSVEIPGVNTSIPPLVLAERFEDPRVQEVFASQVLAYSDQADIAGMPAVCGIHDSLGLQKKLETMIGLDLFEIPGIPPSIPGLRLKNAFDRLLAASGVTFLSNIMIKDPVFNGKKFICTGTTDSRSLSISARGVVLATGRFLGNGLHARRDRIVEPVFNLNVHQPVMRNLWHETNFLARQGHQINQAGVETDPGFRPLNAKGQPVFSHLYAVGSILAHNDWVRLKSGAGVSLVSACTAVDGFCRKNWGVES; this is encoded by the coding sequence ATGAACGGACACAGGGACATGGATTGTGACCTTCTGGTCATCGGAGCGGGCCTGGCCGGTATGGTGGCGGCTGTCCGGGCAGCCCACCTTGGGCTGAGAACGGTTTTGGCCGGAAACTCCGGAGGGCTGATTCTGGTGAGCGGGCTCATGGATTATCTGGGGGTCTATCCCATGGATGCACAGGGTTCTTTGGACGATCCAGCCCAGGGGCTTGCCTGGCTCCTGGCAAATAATTCGGCCCATCCTTATGGGGGCGCCCGTCATGAACAGATCGTTCAATACTTTGGGTTTTTAAAGGATGTTCTGGGCAAGGCAGGTCTTGACTATCATCTGTCCCCTGGCCGGAACCTTCCGGTGCTAACTTCCCTGGGAACGATGAAACCCAGTTTTATGGTGCCCAAAACCATGGAAAAAGGGACCCATCTTCTGGGGGATGAAAAACGGCTGCTCGTGATTGATATCAAAGGCCTCCAGGGATTCAGCGCACGTCAGGTGGCAGCCAAGGTGAAGAACCGCCTGGCCCATGTCATTCCCCTGAGTGTTGAAATCCCGGGCGTCAACACAAGCATCCCTCCCCTTGTCCTGGCCGAACGGTTTGAAGATCCCCGGGTACAGGAGGTCTTTGCAAGTCAGGTGCTTGCCTATTCAGATCAAGCCGATATTGCGGGGATGCCGGCTGTCTGCGGTATCCATGACAGTCTTGGTCTCCAGAAAAAACTGGAAACCATGATCGGGTTGGATCTGTTTGAAATTCCGGGTATTCCTCCCTCCATTCCCGGGTTGCGGCTGAAAAATGCCTTTGATCGGTTGCTGGCCGCGTCAGGCGTGACATTTTTAAGCAATATCATGATCAAAGATCCTGTATTTAACGGTAAAAAATTTATCTGTACCGGTACCACTGACAGCCGCAGCCTGTCTATCTCTGCCAGGGGCGTGGTGCTTGCCACGGGACGATTTCTGGGCAACGGCCTCCACGCCCGCCGGGACCGGATTGTGGAGCCGGTATTTAACTTGAACGTGCACCAGCCTGTAATGCGCAACCTCTGGCACGAAACCAATTTTTTAGCCCGCCAGGGCCATCAAATCAATCAGGCCGGAGTTGAAACAGACCCGGGATTCAGGCCCCTCAACGCCAAGGGCCAGCCCGTGTTTTCCCATCTTTACGCCGTTGGCAGTATTCTGGCCCACAATGACTGGGTGCGGCTTAAATCCGGGGCCGGGGTTTCCCTGGTCTCTGCCTGTACTGCAGTGGATGGTTTTTGTCGGAAAAACTGGGGGGTGGAATCATGA
- a CDS encoding FAD-dependent oxidoreductase: MEKTIETQVLVIGGGATGTGIARDLALRGVKLILIEKSDLNAGASGANHGLLHSGARYVYTDAEAAMECLAEGSLLKQIAPHCIEDTGGLFVAVSGDEEGYIADFPGLCQRSGIPCQSLNLKEVREMEPCLSPNLIAAFGVPDAAIDPFKLSIENLNDALNRGGQYYDHARLESFIVEHHRIAGARILNMETRELFVIKADIYVSATGAWADCVAARAGVHIPMVYSKGSLLVTGRRMATRAINRLRHPSNGDILMPGGVVSILGTTSVRTASPDNLFPSVEEVDMIIDQGEPMIPALGHCRFIRAYSGVRPLVSAGGGDDRTVSRGFSLLDHARDGVDNFITITGGKLTTFRLMAERTSDMVCGKLGISAACQTRDLILPRTAGGGWTEPGVALGQKFFSRTKGDPLLCECEMVPASAIDSLVSTIRKNWAKPDLLAIALRSRIGKGPCQGAFCSVRVLSHLYNQEEVEGPQGADGLRRFLNERWKGEHALLWGTVLGQSSLKEMIHCGLFCLELEPPYESGDQTGEPTGGQR; encoded by the coding sequence ATGGAAAAAACAATCGAAACCCAGGTGCTGGTGATCGGAGGCGGGGCAACAGGTACTGGTATTGCCAGGGATCTTGCCCTTCGCGGAGTCAAGCTTATCCTCATTGAGAAAAGCGATTTAAATGCCGGCGCTTCCGGAGCAAATCACGGGCTTTTACATTCTGGCGCAAGATATGTCTATACCGATGCCGAGGCTGCCATGGAATGCCTGGCAGAAGGGTCGCTTTTAAAACAGATAGCCCCCCATTGTATTGAAGATACCGGTGGACTTTTTGTGGCGGTATCCGGGGATGAGGAGGGGTATATCGCTGATTTTCCCGGCCTGTGCCAGCGTTCGGGTATCCCTTGCCAGTCCCTGAATCTAAAAGAGGTCAGGGAGATGGAACCCTGTTTGTCCCCTAATTTGATCGCCGCCTTTGGGGTGCCCGATGCGGCTATTGACCCCTTTAAACTTTCCATTGAAAACCTCAATGATGCGTTGAACCGGGGCGGGCAATATTATGACCATGCCCGGCTGGAATCATTTATCGTTGAACACCATCGTATCGCGGGTGCCCGAATTTTGAACATGGAAACCCGGGAATTGTTTGTCATCAAGGCCGATATCTATGTGAGTGCCACAGGTGCCTGGGCTGATTGTGTGGCTGCCCGGGCCGGGGTTCATATCCCCATGGTCTATTCCAAGGGCAGTTTGCTGGTCACGGGCAGGCGAATGGCAACCCGGGCCATTAATCGTCTAAGACATCCCAGCAACGGCGATATCCTCATGCCCGGCGGTGTGGTTTCCATCCTTGGCACCACATCTGTAAGAACGGCATCTCCAGACAACCTTTTTCCCAGCGTTGAAGAGGTGGACATGATCATCGACCAGGGTGAACCGATGATACCGGCCCTGGGGCATTGCAGGTTTATCAGGGCCTATTCCGGGGTCCGCCCCCTGGTCAGTGCAGGTGGGGGGGATGACCGGACCGTGTCCAGGGGGTTTTCCCTTCTGGATCATGCCAGGGACGGGGTGGATAATTTTATTACCATTACCGGGGGAAAACTGACCACCTTCCGGTTGATGGCGGAAAGAACCTCAGACATGGTCTGTGGCAAACTTGGCATTTCTGCTGCTTGTCAAACCCGGGATTTGATCCTTCCCAGAACTGCAGGAGGGGGATGGACCGAGCCAGGGGTTGCCCTGGGCCAGAAGTTTTTCTCCCGGACCAAGGGAGACCCTTTGTTGTGCGAATGTGAAATGGTACCGGCCAGCGCCATTGACTCCCTTGTTTCCACCATTCGGAAAAACTGGGCAAAGCCAGACCTTTTGGCCATTGCCCTGAGAAGTCGTATTGGTAAAGGTCCCTGCCAGGGCGCTTTCTGCAGTGTCCGGGTGCTGTCCCATCTGTACAACCAGGAAGAGGTGGAAGGGCCCCAGGGGGCCGACGGGCTCCGGCGTTTCTTAAATGAACGGTGGAAGGGGGAACATGCCCTGTTGTGGGGAACCGTCCTTGGCCAGTCTTCCCTGAAGGAGATGATCCATTGCGGTCTGTTCTGTCTTGAACTTGAACCCCCATATGAGTCAGGGGATCAAACCGGAGAGCCAACAGGAGGGCAAAGATGA
- a CDS encoding SLC13 family permease, giving the protein MKFSKHTRSKAQMVGLIFGPVLFFLVLSFDFVPGKPVVTRMAAIALLMSIWWITEAIPLAGTAILPMILYPLMGILAGKATAPIYFNSTIFLFIGGFMIALTMEKWDLHRRLALLTIRTIGGGPSRIILGFMAASAFLSAWMSNTATTIMMLPIGLSIILKMEEEFGEADTHCFALCLMLGIAYAASMGGMATLVGTPPNLVLQRTFQLTFPEAPPISFGIWMIMAVPISVCMVLTIWVVLTKLIYRPAEHLKVDPKIVNDEYKALGPMSYEEKVVAMVFFITALLWVFRKNLVLGFMTIPGWSNLLPTAKLIDDGTVAIFMAFLLFFFPTRNPQAKTATLMDVTVFKNLPWDIVILFGGGFALAKGFQVTGLADFIGNKLQVLAGFSTVAMIGVICTSLTFLTELTSNTATTQMILPILASIAVAMKTNPLLLMIPAALASSCAFMMPVATPPNAIVFGSGRVKIGEMVKAGLLINLIGIVLITTLFLLVGTAVFGIKVGVLPVWAQ; this is encoded by the coding sequence ATGAAATTTAGCAAACATACGAGATCAAAAGCGCAAATGGTTGGATTGATATTCGGTCCTGTTTTGTTTTTTCTTGTCCTGTCCTTTGATTTTGTGCCGGGAAAGCCGGTGGTGACCCGCATGGCTGCCATTGCTTTGCTCATGTCCATATGGTGGATCACTGAGGCGATCCCTTTGGCAGGTACGGCCATCCTTCCCATGATTCTGTATCCGTTGATGGGCATTTTAGCAGGCAAGGCAACGGCACCCATTTATTTTAACAGTACGATTTTTCTTTTTATCGGCGGTTTCATGATTGCGCTGACCATGGAGAAATGGGATTTGCACAGACGGTTGGCGCTTTTGACCATACGGACCATCGGGGGAGGGCCTTCCAGAATCATCCTGGGATTCATGGCCGCTTCCGCCTTTTTGTCGGCGTGGATGTCCAATACCGCCACCACCATCATGATGCTTCCCATTGGTCTGTCCATCATCCTGAAAATGGAAGAAGAGTTTGGTGAGGCCGACACCCACTGTTTTGCACTCTGTTTAATGCTTGGAATTGCCTATGCTGCATCCATGGGCGGTATGGCCACCCTGGTGGGAACCCCTCCCAACCTTGTACTGCAGCGTACGTTTCAACTCACATTTCCTGAAGCCCCGCCCATTTCCTTTGGCATCTGGATGATCATGGCGGTTCCCATATCTGTGTGCATGGTGCTTACCATCTGGGTTGTGCTTACAAAACTCATCTATCGGCCGGCAGAGCACCTGAAGGTGGATCCAAAGATTGTGAATGATGAATACAAAGCCCTGGGGCCCATGAGCTACGAAGAAAAGGTTGTTGCCATGGTCTTTTTTATAACGGCGTTATTATGGGTGTTCAGAAAAAATCTTGTTTTGGGATTTATGACCATACCTGGATGGTCAAACCTGCTTCCCACTGCGAAACTGATTGATGACGGCACGGTGGCGATTTTCATGGCCTTTCTTCTGTTTTTCTTCCCCACGCGTAACCCCCAGGCCAAAACGGCAACACTGATGGACGTAACGGTTTTTAAAAATCTTCCCTGGGATATAGTCATCCTTTTCGGCGGGGGATTTGCCCTGGCAAAAGGGTTTCAAGTCACCGGGCTTGCCGATTTTATCGGCAACAAGCTTCAAGTTCTTGCAGGATTCAGTACCGTCGCCATGATTGGGGTTATTTGCACCAGCCTGACCTTCCTGACCGAGCTGACATCCAACACTGCCACCACCCAGATGATTCTACCTATTCTGGCCTCCATTGCGGTGGCCATGAAGACCAATCCCCTCCTGTTGATGATTCCGGCGGCCCTTGCCTCATCCTGTGCGTTTATGATGCCGGTTGCCACGCCTCCCAACGCCATTGTATTTGGAAGTGGGCGGGTTAAAATAGGCGAAATGGTCAAGGCAGGTCTGTTGATTAATCTCATCGGCATTGTCCTTATAACGACCCTGTTCCTCCTGGTGGGGACGGCGGTATTTGGTATCAAAGTCGGTGTGCTGCCGGTCTGGGCCCAGTAA
- a CDS encoding acyl-CoA dehydrogenase has translation MAEQIADQRDIEFVLYEQLDTMGILASKKFKDINKTMADMVVKEARTLAIKEILPTFTECDRQGVNFDRGCVTVPECFKRGLDLLRKGEWGALTADPEFGGQGLPHTIAQAALDYLIGANYTMMVYVILGHGAGKMIDYFGTPAQKALFLEKLYTLEWGGSMLLTEPSAGSDLGALTTTATKNDDGTYSITGNKIFITNGEQNLTDNIIHPVLARIEGAPAGTRGISIFIVPKIWVNEDGSFGESNDVVCTGVEEKMGLHGSPTCSLSLGSKGQCRGFLLGKENQGMQIMFHMMNEVRLEVGTQAATHASCAYLYALDYARTRCQGRSLETSRDSSAPQVPIIQHPDVRRMLTKMKAHVEGMRSLLYYTAFCIDKGHCADTQAEKDRYQGLTEILTPIVKAYCSERGFDVCVDAMQVFGGYGYTREYPMEQLVRDCKICSIYEGANGIQAMDFLGRKLTMAKGAFLTSLVEEIKKTGQRAMETEGLEMMGEKVTAAAELLETTCTKMTQGIRGPQFKSTFAFAHPLLEATGDVIMAWMLLWRANVAQPSLDDILNKSNANSLDEILANNKNAAFYHGKITTAEFFINTLLPATMGKLKAIAQGTNPAVTMHANSF, from the coding sequence ATGGCAGAACAGATCGCAGACCAGCGGGACATTGAGTTTGTTCTTTATGAACAGCTGGACACAATGGGCATCCTTGCATCGAAAAAATTCAAGGACATCAACAAAACCATGGCAGACATGGTCGTCAAGGAGGCAAGGACCCTTGCCATTAAAGAGATCCTTCCCACCTTTACCGAATGCGACCGACAGGGCGTAAACTTTGACCGAGGATGCGTGACTGTTCCCGAGTGCTTTAAAAGGGGACTTGACCTCCTTCGCAAGGGAGAATGGGGCGCCCTTACAGCCGATCCTGAATTCGGGGGCCAGGGGCTCCCCCACACCATTGCCCAGGCAGCCCTGGATTATTTGATCGGTGCCAACTACACCATGATGGTCTATGTGATCCTGGGACATGGTGCGGGCAAAATGATCGATTATTTCGGCACTCCAGCCCAGAAAGCGCTCTTCCTTGAAAAGCTCTACACCCTTGAGTGGGGTGGATCCATGCTTTTGACCGAACCCTCTGCCGGATCTGATCTGGGAGCTCTGACCACCACTGCCACAAAAAACGACGATGGCACCTACTCCATCACGGGCAACAAGATCTTCATCACCAACGGCGAGCAGAACCTTACGGATAACATCATCCATCCGGTACTTGCCAGGATTGAAGGCGCTCCTGCCGGTACCCGGGGTATCTCCATCTTCATCGTTCCCAAAATCTGGGTCAACGAGGACGGCAGCTTTGGCGAATCCAATGATGTGGTATGCACGGGCGTTGAAGAAAAGATGGGACTCCACGGAAGCCCCACATGCAGTCTATCCCTTGGCAGCAAGGGCCAATGCCGGGGATTTTTGCTGGGCAAGGAAAACCAGGGTATGCAGATCATGTTCCACATGATGAACGAGGTACGTCTGGAGGTGGGAACCCAGGCAGCCACCCACGCCTCATGTGCCTACCTCTACGCCCTTGACTATGCCCGCACCCGATGCCAGGGCCGTTCCCTTGAAACAAGCCGGGACAGTTCAGCCCCCCAGGTCCCCATCATCCAGCACCCGGACGTCCGTCGCATGCTCACCAAGATGAAAGCCCATGTGGAAGGCATGCGAAGCCTGCTCTATTACACGGCCTTCTGCATTGACAAGGGCCATTGTGCAGACACCCAGGCGGAAAAGGATCGTTACCAGGGTCTCACTGAAATTCTCACCCCCATTGTCAAGGCCTATTGCAGCGAACGGGGCTTTGACGTGTGCGTGGATGCCATGCAGGTATTTGGCGGTTACGGCTATACCCGGGAATACCCCATGGAACAGCTGGTCAGGGACTGCAAAATCTGCTCAATCTACGAGGGAGCAAACGGCATCCAGGCCATGGATTTCCTTGGCAGGAAACTGACCATGGCCAAGGGCGCCTTTCTCACATCCCTTGTTGAAGAAATTAAAAAAACTGGCCAGAGGGCAATGGAGACCGAAGGGCTGGAGATGATGGGAGAAAAAGTAACGGCTGCGGCAGAATTGCTTGAAACCACCTGCACAAAAATGACCCAGGGTATCAGGGGCCCACAGTTCAAATCCACCTTTGCCTTTGCCCATCCTTTGCTTGAAGCCACAGGGGATGTGATCATGGCGTGGATGCTGCTGTGGCGGGCAAACGTTGCCCAGCCCTCCCTGGATGATATCTTGAACAAATCAAATGCCAATTCACTTGATGAAATTTTAGCAAACAACAAAAACGCCGCCTTTTACCATGGCAAGATCACGACTGCCGAATTTTTCATCAACACTCTTTTACCGGCAACCATGGGAAAGCTTAAGGCCATTGCCCAGGGAACGAACCCTGCCGTCACCATGCATGCCAACTCATTTTAA
- a CDS encoding TetR/AcrR family transcriptional regulator, with product MEQLGNPFPPGKRKILKALRHLLEERHFASITIAEIARTAGVTEGLIYKYFKDKRDILHQVLSVHYEDFLAQIRRDLKGIDGPLNRLQKVIWSCIDRYANHRVFARIILLEVRNSDDYFESKAYQQVRILNKIIMTLIEQGVAAGEIRRDIPATFIRNTIFGAIEHSCMNRAIFNKAISTDETARHITDLIFKGIKP from the coding sequence ATGGAACAGTTAGGGAATCCATTTCCACCGGGAAAGAGAAAAATCCTCAAAGCCCTGCGACACCTTCTGGAGGAGAGACACTTCGCCTCTATTACCATTGCAGAGATTGCCAGAACCGCCGGGGTTACCGAAGGGCTGATCTATAAATATTTCAAGGATAAACGGGACATCCTTCACCAGGTGCTGTCCGTCCATTACGAAGACTTCCTCGCCCAGATCCGGCGGGATCTTAAGGGCATCGACGGCCCCCTGAACCGTCTCCAGAAGGTGATCTGGTCGTGCATCGACCGCTATGCCAACCACCGGGTCTTTGCACGAATCATTCTCCTGGAGGTGAGAAACAGTGACGACTACTTTGAAAGCAAGGCATACCAGCAGGTCAGGATCCTCAACAAAATCATCATGACCCTCATTGAACAGGGTGTAGCAGCAGGCGAAATACGACGGGATATCCCCGCCACCTTTATCCGGAATACCATCTTTGGCGCCATCGAACACTCTTGTATGAACCGGGCCATCTTCAACAAAGCCATTTCAACGGACGAGACGGCCCGGCACATAACCGATTTGATTTTTAAAGGCATCAAACCATAA
- a CDS encoding thiolase family protein — MKEVVIVSGCRTAIGGFGGTLKNLSGAYLASITMKEAIKRAGIDPAIIDDVRYGTCIESFDTLNTARVAALLAGIPETITAVTVNRVCISGMEAMISGMAMIQAGMADVILAGGTEHMSSAPYAAPGARWGCRLQDQTLVDTLIHALHCGSHVIPHPEDGPVDETKAPLSMFVGKPYIMGHTAEFIAQHLGITREESDQIALRSHNSAERATSDGSFAEEIVPVPVPQRKKDPILFDKDEHFRPGMTMEKLAKLPPAFVPKIGTVTAGNASGLNDGATGMIIMSLDRAKELGLKPIARIKAVSRGACHPSVMGLSPVPAVKNLIKNSNLSLEDFELMEVNEAFAAQYLGCEKELGLNREITNVNGSGIGLGHPVGSTGARIVVTLMHALKHRNKTLGMATLCGGGGVSMACAIEMI, encoded by the coding sequence ATGAAGGAAGTTGTAATCGTTTCAGGATGCAGGACCGCCATTGGCGGCTTTGGTGGGACACTAAAGAATTTGAGTGGGGCATACCTTGCCTCAATCACCATGAAAGAAGCGATCAAACGGGCCGGGATTGATCCGGCAATCATCGACGATGTGCGGTACGGCACCTGCATTGAATCCTTCGACACCCTTAACACGGCAAGGGTGGCAGCCCTTCTGGCCGGTATTCCAGAAACCATAACAGCCGTCACGGTCAACCGGGTATGCATCTCGGGCATGGAAGCCATGATTTCAGGCATGGCCATGATCCAGGCCGGCATGGCTGATGTCATCCTTGCCGGCGGCACCGAACATATGTCAAGCGCCCCCTATGCCGCTCCAGGAGCAAGATGGGGATGCCGCCTCCAGGATCAGACCCTGGTGGACACCCTGATCCACGCCCTCCACTGCGGATCCCATGTGATTCCCCATCCCGAAGACGGACCGGTTGACGAAACAAAGGCGCCCTTGAGCATGTTTGTGGGCAAGCCCTATATCATGGGCCACACGGCCGAGTTCATTGCCCAACATCTGGGTATCACCCGGGAAGAGTCCGACCAGATCGCCCTGAGAAGCCACAATTCAGCCGAACGCGCCACCAGCGACGGCTCGTTTGCCGAAGAAATCGTGCCGGTTCCCGTTCCCCAGCGAAAAAAAGATCCCATTCTCTTTGACAAGGACGAACATTTCAGGCCCGGCATGACCATGGAAAAACTTGCCAAGCTGCCCCCGGCCTTTGTGCCCAAGATCGGTACAGTCACGGCAGGCAACGCCTCGGGACTCAACGACGGGGCAACCGGCATGATCATCATGTCCCTTGACCGGGCAAAGGAACTGGGTCTCAAACCCATTGCCAGGATCAAGGCGGTTTCAAGGGGAGCCTGTCACCCCTCGGTCATGGGCCTCTCTCCTGTTCCTGCGGTCAAAAATCTGATCAAAAACAGCAACCTTTCGTTAGAAGACTTTGAGCTCATGGAAGTCAATGAAGCCTTTGCGGCCCAGTACCTTGGTTGCGAAAAAGAACTTGGCCTCAACCGGGAGATCACCAATGTCAATGGATCTGGTATCGGCCTTGGCCACCCCGTGGGTTCCACGGGTGCAAGAATCGTTGTCACCCTCATGCATGCCTTGAAACACAGAAACAAGACCCTTGGCATGGCAACCCTGTGCGGCGGCGGCGGTGTGTCCATGGCCTGCGCCATTGAAATGATCTAA
- a CDS encoding CoB--CoM heterodisulfide reductase iron-sulfur subunit B family protein: MKVAYFPGCQITFSLKSYGKAVEAIMAALGVTLVRLPFNCCGNPSRGKNLEVSVFSAIKNLVLAQKYGLDIMTPCQCCFGQLKYGLYWYENRKALRDKIDRLLADQGLFYPGSPGSPPGEPAGIKHLLSFLYHDIGIDTLKKKITRPLAPEKIALQHGCHALRPFSVTGFDNPSAPIIFKTLVNITGLEAIDWSKQTECCGSPVAKDNEALALKMITHKAETASREGAAHICTACTHCQIQYQGKDAAHILSDKNLSAVPYPFFLGAALGIPIAEMTTGENHQPSITNPRLQ; this comes from the coding sequence ATGAAAGTGGCTTATTTTCCCGGATGTCAAATTACTTTTTCGCTCAAGTCCTATGGAAAGGCAGTGGAGGCGATCATGGCCGCACTGGGGGTGACCCTTGTCCGGCTGCCGTTTAATTGCTGCGGGAACCCATCTCGGGGCAAAAACCTTGAAGTGAGTGTTTTTTCGGCCATAAAGAACCTGGTCCTGGCCCAAAAATATGGACTGGACATCATGACGCCCTGCCAATGCTGTTTTGGTCAGCTTAAATATGGGTTGTACTGGTACGAAAACAGAAAAGCGCTTCGGGATAAAATTGACCGGTTGCTGGCAGACCAGGGGCTTTTTTACCCAGGTTCCCCTGGTTCCCCCCCAGGGGAACCTGCCGGGATCAAACATCTGCTCTCATTTTTGTACCACGACATTGGGATCGACACCCTGAAAAAAAAGATCACAAGGCCCCTGGCACCTGAAAAAATAGCACTCCAGCATGGATGCCACGCCCTGCGTCCCTTTTCCGTCACCGGGTTTGACAACCCCTCTGCACCTATAATCTTCAAGACACTGGTGAATATCACGGGCCTTGAGGCCATTGACTGGTCAAAACAAACAGAGTGCTGCGGCAGCCCAGTGGCCAAAGACAATGAAGCGCTGGCCCTGAAAATGATTACCCATAAGGCGGAAACCGCCAGTCGGGAAGGCGCTGCCCATATCTGCACGGCCTGTACCCATTGCCAGATCCAGTACCAGGGAAAAGATGCCGCCCATATCCTTTCAGATAAAAACCTTTCGGCCGTTCCCTATCCTTTTTTCCTGGGCGCCGCACTGGGAATTCCCATTGCTGAAATGACAACCGGTGAAAACCATCAACCCTCCATCACGAACCCTCGCCTCCAATGA
- a CDS encoding 4Fe-4S dicluster domain-containing protein, which yields MIFRILLGSALIIFLAGLVYRFRSIPGAGRFVEKGRAFQEKAKFDLDVRGGLLNTVFQTKLFKAAKLRWLVHFLVVSGFVYLLVVHALDDVTSGLFYWYQPGIAPFRFLRNLAGVFVGLGCILFLLRRMNRFRPGNFHINRPGISASLLILALVGSGFLLESFQIISEPRFDEMVADYSELDEENGLMDLKGFWVQEYHLVVKDTTFKARVFESGSDLNQEYCMDCHDRPDSAFVSTSLAGFVREGGNRLARFRVDKFLYWLHAGIALVLLALVPFTRMFHLIAIPVASSRKRVTPQSLEQGGEGLDFFSLTACTDCRFCSQVCNVYPNYQITGNAGILPHVKIEAIRTMAEKGIGDAGTAVLLRSGNDDCARCGRCGDICPAGIDLVRLWESADSLMEHLGCPDNYTQVFDTPLDQWTGITFPSQEPDTNTFCFGLADQVEAFENCVQCTICTNACPVVAYDPDGTDLGPHQVMNLLRLGKKEMATASPMVWNCLTCYACQELCPQGIRITDILLELRVQGQKRAEQIKLTRLTSQGG from the coding sequence ATGATATTTAGAATCCTCCTGGGCAGTGCGTTGATCATTTTTCTGGCAGGTCTTGTTTATCGTTTCCGGTCCATTCCAGGGGCAGGCCGGTTCGTTGAAAAGGGCAGGGCGTTCCAGGAAAAGGCGAAATTTGACCTTGATGTACGGGGAGGGCTGCTGAACACGGTATTCCAGACGAAATTGTTCAAGGCAGCAAAACTGAGGTGGCTGGTTCATTTTCTGGTCGTTTCCGGGTTTGTCTATCTCCTGGTCGTCCATGCCCTGGATGATGTGACTTCGGGGTTGTTTTATTGGTATCAGCCGGGAATTGCACCCTTCAGGTTTTTGAGAAATCTTGCGGGCGTCTTTGTCGGTCTGGGATGTATCCTTTTTCTGCTTCGCCGGATGAATCGGTTCAGGCCAGGCAATTTTCATATAAACAGGCCCGGTATAAGTGCATCCCTGTTGATCCTGGCCCTTGTGGGATCCGGGTTTCTGCTGGAATCCTTCCAGATCATATCTGAACCCCGGTTTGACGAGATGGTGGCAGACTATTCCGAACTGGACGAAGAAAACGGACTCATGGATTTAAAGGGCTTTTGGGTTCAGGAGTATCACCTGGTGGTCAAAGACACGACGTTTAAGGCAAGGGTTTTTGAGTCGGGCAGCGATTTAAACCAGGAATACTGCATGGACTGCCACGACAGGCCTGACAGCGCTTTTGTCTCAACTTCCCTGGCAGGATTTGTAAGGGAGGGGGGCAACCGACTGGCCCGGTTCCGGGTGGACAAATTCCTGTACTGGCTCCATGCTGGTATTGCCCTTGTTTTACTGGCCCTGGTTCCTTTTACCCGGATGTTTCACCTGATCGCCATTCCCGTGGCAAGCAGCCGCAAGCGGGTTACGCCCCAGTCCCTGGAACAAGGGGGTGAGGGGCTGGATTTTTTCAGCCTCACGGCCTGCACAGATTGCAGGTTTTGTTCACAGGTCTGCAATGTGTACCCGAATTATCAGATCACGGGCAATGCTGGAATTCTGCCCCATGTAAAAATTGAGGCCATCCGGACCATGGCAGAAAAAGGGATAGGGGACGCCGGAACCGCGGTCCTTCTACGGTCGGGAAATGATGATTGTGCCCGGTGTGGCAGGTGCGGGGATATCTGCCCGGCAGGTATTGACCTGGTTCGTTTGTGGGAATCGGCTGATTCCCTTATGGAACATCTAGGCTGTCCGGATAATTATACCCAGGTGTTTGACACCCCCCTTGACCAGTGGACAGGAATAACTTTCCCTTCACAGGAACCGGACACCAATACTTTTTGTTTCGGTCTGGCTGACCAGGTGGAGGCCTTTGAAAACTGCGTCCAGTGTACCATCTGCACCAATGCCTGTCCCGTGGTGGCCTATGATCCTGATGGAACGGACCTGGGGCCCCACCAGGTGATGAACCTGTTGCGGCTGGGGAAAAAAGAGATGGCCACGGCATCCCCCATGGTATGGAATTGCCTTACCTGTTATGCCTGCCAGGAATTGTGTCCCCAGGGCATACGGATCACGGACATTCTTCTTGAGCTTCGGGTCCAGGGGCAGAAAAGGGCAGAGCAGATTAAATTGACTCGATTAACCTCTCAGGGGGGCTGA
- a CDS encoding type II toxin-antitoxin system PemK/MazF family toxin — MFYAPQPLIVSPNEMNLNIGTVIVAPMTTKGRNYPTRVMPV, encoded by the coding sequence ATTTTCTACGCGCCTCAACCGCTAATCGTTTCTCCAAATGAAATGAATCTAAATATAGGCACAGTAATTGTTGCCCCGATGACAACTAAAGGACGAAACTACCCAACAAGGGTCATGCCTGTCTGA